One Psychrobacillus glaciei genomic region harbors:
- a CDS encoding GNAT family N-acetyltransferase gives MFYQDEELIIRPIQNEDLPRLWELAFKDESPEWKKWDAPYYEHKAIPYDTFMKNAESYVARDNFWAIEVAGLVCGIVSYYWEHEPSKWLEMGIVFHEAPSWGKGLGTRALKLWMNHLFTTMPLVRVGYTTWSGNKRMIRVGEKLGMTMEARIRKVRFYDGQYYDSIRVGILREEWAYNKNIIR, from the coding sequence ATGTTTTATCAAGATGAAGAGTTAATAATTCGACCAATTCAAAATGAGGATTTACCTAGACTTTGGGAATTAGCTTTTAAGGATGAATCGCCTGAATGGAAAAAGTGGGACGCACCGTATTATGAGCATAAAGCAATTCCTTACGATACGTTTATGAAAAATGCAGAATCATACGTTGCACGAGATAATTTCTGGGCTATTGAAGTGGCTGGGCTAGTTTGCGGAATTGTTTCGTATTATTGGGAACATGAACCTTCCAAATGGCTTGAAATGGGGATAGTTTTTCACGAAGCCCCGAGCTGGGGAAAAGGTTTAGGGACACGTGCTTTAAAACTTTGGATGAACCATTTGTTCACTACAATGCCGCTCGTTCGCGTTGGCTATACAACATGGTCAGGTAATAAACGCATGATTCGAGTTGGGGAAAAGTTAGGGATGACAATGGAAGCACGCATTCGAAAAGTACGTTTTTATGATGGTCAATATTATGATTCTATTCGAGTAGGTATTTTGCGTGAGGAATGGGCATATAATAAAAACATAATTCGCTAA